One window of Silurus meridionalis isolate SWU-2019-XX chromosome 9, ASM1480568v1, whole genome shotgun sequence genomic DNA carries:
- the rc3h1a gene encoding LOW QUALITY PROTEIN: roquin-1a (The sequence of the model RefSeq protein was modified relative to this genomic sequence to represent the inferred CDS: inserted 1 base in 1 codon): MPVQAPQWTEFLLCPICTQTFEENVRKPISLGCGHTVCKMCLNKLHRKACPFDQTTISADIELLPVNTALLQLVCPQVPKSQPVTLVKGAEDIKHYDEARTCVEDLALYLKPLSNTRGAGLGTASQSVLSRPMQRKLVTLVHCQLVEEEGRIRAMRAARSLGERTVTELILQHQNPQQLSSNLWAAVRARGCQFLGPAMQEEALKLVLLALEDGSPLSRKVLVLFVVQRLEPRFPQASKTSIGHVVQLLYRASCFKVTKRDEDSSLMQLKEEFRTYEALRREHDSQIVQIAMEGGLRIAPDQWSSLLYGDQSHKSHMQSIIDKLQTPASFAQSVQELTIALQRTGDPANLNRLRPHLELLADIDPSPDAPAPTWEQLDKGLVAVKTVVHGLVDFIQNHSKKAGDPQQAPQHSKYKTYMCRDMKQKGGCPRGASCTFAHSQEELEKFRKMNKRLPLRKPLSQSLTQLNDMDVACSQGLLSDEGLGVEGLAHKPSMVSNGILPVPPGSELSHLVSRGSAAAYDTARKLGKPDTGSLSAPESPPDSLDSIPKVMSSVTHSRMQRENLAGRAMSAVSRVPQMPLYSPHPHEAYYSESRVPPPASQFESSQYPTGSSYAYQHLQHRYTRPVDPSLAPYPDPYSVPYAQERQYPAPPSDPRYSYHDSRRHAPYGGHPPLSSYARDELGHRSPVPMDMPPPPQAPTAGASSSYLPEPRDRYGPDHSGHSRPYSSRNAYARPQPSLDYLHRRRKEIMAQLEERKVVSPPPFGSSTNLSHSYDSGYTQEVRGQNHYMGENPPVFQNAREPEYAPSYSPWSCDTFVPYIGTKDMKSKDCEATGYMEMTIEKSLRDPALELQRRAAEVKDDDPIIPFGSLPTVSRFGAISRTSKSGYQPAGLVPGPPAKHSANTVDYSYGNRGGWSEASYTQHQTMPSQGHFSERLPXAAQEREQLKMELQQVNQQITQQTRCMEREPGSAGVPVEWSTASVSSEQLSLELHQVEREIGMRTREMAMEAAGMKYKLIAGRENGQNEHNLQQEDHHLALSEGSNGSSSVVQDCGLGSSSMSSLTSKTSSLSLSSDLVGSSPDLTKNGVAHACS, from the exons ATGCCCGTACAAGCGCCGCAATGGACCGAGTTTCTGTTGTGTCCTATCTGCACACAGACGTTCGAGGAGAATGTGCGCAAGCCCATCAGCCTGGGCTGCGGACACACCGTCTGCAAGATGTGCCTGAACAAGCTGCACCGCAAAGCCTGCCCTTTCGACCAGACCACCATCAGCGCAGACATCGAGTTGCTCCCCGTCAACACGGCGCTGCTGCAGCTCGTCTGCCCTCAG GTACCCAAGTCTCAACCAGTCACCTTAGTGAAAGGAGCAGAGGACATCAAGCATTACGATGAAGCACGAACGTGTGTGGAGGATCTTGCTCTCTACCTCAAACCCCTCAGCAACACCCGAG gtgcaggGCTTGGCACTGCGAGTCAGAGTGTCCTCAGCAGACCAATGCAGAGGAAGCTGGTGACCCTGGTGCACTGCCAACTGGTGGAAGAGGAGGGTCGTATTCGCGCCATGCGTGCCGCCCGCTCTCTAGGGGAGCGTACAGTTACTGAGCTCATCCTGCAACACCAAAACCCCCAGCAGCTCTCTTCCAACCTGTGGGCTGCTGTGCGAGCACGGGGATGCCAGTTCCTCGGCCCTG CCATGCAGGAGGAGGCTCTGAAGTTAGTGCTGCTGGCTTTGGAGGATGGCTCGCCTCTGTCCCGCAAGGTtctggttttgtttgttgtccAGAGGCTTGAGCCACGATTTCCTCAGGCCTCTAAAACCAGTATCGGCCATGTCGTCCAGCTGCTGTACAGAGCCTCGTGTTTTAAG GTGACAAAGCGAGACGAGGACTCGTCCCTGATGCAGCTAAAGGAAGAGTTCAGGACTTATGAGGCTCTGCGAAGAGAGCACGACTCCCAGATCGTCCAGATAGCCATGGAGGGAGGCCTGCGCATCGCTCCTGACCAGTGGTCCTCTCTACTCTATGGGGATCAGTCCCACAAGTCCCACATGCAGTCCATTATTGATAAG TTGCAGACTCCAGCCTCTTTTGCTCAGAGTGTACAGGAGCTCACTATTGCCCTGCAGAGAACAGGAGACCCGGCTAACCTCAATCGCCTCAGACCCCATTTAGAACTGCTGGCCGACATTGACCCGAGCCCAG ATGCCCCTGCCCCTACATGGGAGCAGCTGGACAAAGGGCTGGTGGCTGTAAAAACAGTGGTGCATGGTCTTGTGGACTTTATCCAGAACCACAGCAAGAAGGCAGGAGATCCACAACAG GCTCCTCAGCACAGCAAGTACAAGACTTACATGTGTAGAGACATGAAGCAGAAGGGAGGGTGCCCCAGAGGAGCCAGCTGCACTTTTGCCCACTCACAGGAGGAACTGGAAAA GTTCCGAAAAATGAACAAGCGGCTGCCTTTGAGGAAGCCCCTCAGCCAGTCGCTGACCCAGCTCAATGACATGGACGTAGCTTGCAGCCAAGGCCTACTGTCGGATGAGGGATTAGGCGTGGAGGGTCTTGCTCACAAACCGTCCATGGTTTCCAATGGCATTCTCCCAGTGCCACCTGGATCAGAGCTCTCGCATTTGGTCTCCCGTGGATCAGCTGCAGCCTACGACACGGCACGCAAGCTGGGAAAACCAGACACGGGGAGCCTCAGCGCTCCGGAATCACCACCAGACTC ACTGGACTCCATTCCTAAAGTGATGTCCTCAGTGACTCACTCTAGAATGCAGAGAGAGAATCTGGCTGGACGTGCAATGTCTGCTGTCTCCAGAGTTCCCCAGATGCCACTGTATTCTCCACATCCACACGAGGCTTATTACTCAGAGTCCCGAGTACCACCTCCTGCTTCCCAGTTCGAGTCCTCTCAGTATCCTACTG GCAGCTCCTACGCTTATCAGCACTTGCAGCATCGCTATACTCGCCCAGTTGACCCCAGCCTGGCACCCTACCCAGACCCCTATTCTGTGCCCTATGCCCAAGAACGCCAATATCCCGCTCCTCCATCTGACCCTCGCTACAGCTACCACGACAGCCGCCGCCATGCACCTTACGGAGGTCACCCCCCACTTTCATCATATGCTCGAGATGAGCTGGGACACAGGAGTCCTGTCCCTATGGACATGCCCCCACCACCACAGGCTCCAACAGCAGGAGCATCGTCGTCCTACCTTCCAGAACCGCGGGACAGATACGGCCCTGATCACTCTGGCCACAGTAGGCCTTATAGCAGCAGG AATGCCTACGCCAGACCTCAGCCCAGCCTGGACTACCTGCACCGTCGGAGGAAGGAAATCATGGCCCAGCTGGAGGAACGAAAAGTTGTCTCTCCTCCTCCCTTTGGATCCTCTACAAACCTGTCTCATTCTTATGACTCCGGTTATACACAAGAGGTCAGGGGGCAAAACCAT TATATGGGCGAAAATCCTCCAGTGTTCCAGAACGCCAGAGAACCGGAATACGCGCCTTCGTATTCACCATGGTCATGCGACACGTTTGTTCCCTACATCGGCACCAAGGATATGAAGTCCAAAGATTGCGAGGCCACGGGCTACATGGAGATG ACTATAGAAAAAAGCCTGAGAGATCCAGCTCTGGAGCTACAGCGTCGAGCAGCAGAGGTCAAAGATGATGACCCGATAATCCCTTTCGGCTCCTTGCCCACCGTCTCTCGCTTCGGAGCTATATCCCGCACATCCAAATCAGGATATCAGCCTGCTGGCCTTGTTCCAGGCCCCCCAGCCAAACACTCTGCAAACACAG TCGATTACAGTTACGGGAATCGCGGAGGATGGAGTGAAGCCTCTTACACCCAGCACCAAaccatgccatctcagggacaCTTCAGCGAGCG TCTGC CTGCTGCCCAGGAGAGGGAACAGCTGAAAATGGAGCTCCAGCAGGTCAACCAACAGATTACCCAGCAGACTCGCTGTATGGAG agggaACCAGGTTCCGCAGGTGTTCCAGTGGAGTGGTCAACAGCTAGTGTTTCCAGCGAGCAACTGAGCTTAGAGTTGCACcaggtggagagagagattggCATGAGGACGCGCGAGATGGCCATG GAGGCAGCCGGCATGAAGTACAAGCTGATCGCAGGAAGAGAAAACGGACAAAATGAGCACAATTTACAGCAAGAGGATCACCATCTAGCTCTCAG TGAGGGGTCAAACGGTTCCAGTTCTGTGGTGCAGGACTGTGGTTTGGGAAGCTCCAGCATGTCCTCCCTGACCAGCAAGACCTCCTCACTCAGCCTGTCGTCTGATCTGGTGGGCAGCAGCCCGGATCTGACCAAGAACGGAGTGGCTCACGCGTGCTCATAG